Part of the Archocentrus centrarchus isolate MPI-CPG fArcCen1 chromosome 4, fArcCen1, whole genome shotgun sequence genome is shown below.
ggctgctgggagggggggggggggggggggggggggggggggggttcctatgatgcactgagtgttttttttaattcacctcttttactgtttatacttcactctgtatttaatcattagttattattaatctctggctctcttccacagtgtgtcttttgtcctgtctgtctcccctctgccccaaccggtcacagcagatgactgctcctccctgagcctggttctgctggaggtttcttcttgttaaaattttttccttcccactgtcaccaagtgtttgctcatagggggtcattttgactgttgggttttctctgtaattactttagggtctttatcttacaatttaaaatgccttaaggtgactgtttgttgtgatttggttctatttaaataaaatttaattgaattgtcAGGACTGTTGACACAAGTCATTTGGTCTTTGTACAACCAATGTGAGAGCTTATTCCACATTGCCAGCAATAAatcagactcatttcctgtggacTGCCCttgagctgagtgtgaagtggcagcAATGAGAATCAGCACTTCCAAATCCAAGCCCTCAGCTAGAAAAGGGTAGAGTGCCTATtctggctcagggacaagttggaGTGGTTTAAGTATCTTGGTTGAGGTGGTTCAAACATTTGAATAGGATGCTCCCTGGTTGCCTCCTGGGTGCGATGCTCCTGGTACGTGCTGCTGGGAGGAGcccctggggtagacccaggatatgctggagagatcatatctctcggctggcttgggaatgcctctgtgttcccctggatgagctggaggacaTGGCTGGGGAGTtctgagcttctctgcttaggctgctgcccccatgacccagcCTCGGAGttgcagatggatggatggatggacagtgcCAAGTCACAAGAATAGTTGCCTCAGGGAACTATATTGTAAGATATAtactctacaataatacaaagaaaacctcaacaatcagatgacccccctatgagcaagtacttggaaacagtggaaaagaaagattcctttttaacaggaagaaacctctggcagaaccagcaCAACAATgtgttctcccacatttgtgccctttggcttccatgtccagacgaggacctgcccacactcatacataaagaatcagttcacaaagcgcgATGGAAACGCAGGCTCGTTCATAATCATTTTGTAGGTTCATTGAaactgacaccagcactggcatgaGCACCAacacctcggcggtggaaacaTAATAacagagggttcagggtcacctgttccagccctaactataagcttgatcttgtctgtctcccaaataaTATTGGGAGACTAACAATTTAATTTGACAGCATGCAATTTGGACAATTAGAATCTAGAACAGAACAGCCTGAACCTCTGGCATTCAACAGAGAGATGTTGTGTGTGCTTTCATTTTACTTGTATCTTCTGTTTCAAACAGGTCAGCTGATAATGACTCCATCAAAAGAATCAATGAAAAACGAAGCAAACCAGGGAGACAAGCTGAAGGATTTGTTATGTTGTGGTGGAAACTCACTTGATGACTATGACAAATTTGTTGTCATTGTAAACAAGAGCTGTCCAGAACAAGTTCAGTATCTTCAGTTTCTGACTAAGATGAAACTGTTCTGTGTGTTAGACTTTGACCCCAATTCTGCTGCTTCAGGTGGACTGTGTCACTCATACAGAGAGTCAAGAGTGGCTAATCTGCATACACCATCACAATTTCAAGGACAGACTGAGACAGTGATGAAGAACCTCAACCTCTACAAACAGACCAGCTGGGTGTTCTGTAACGGCCGACATGATCTGGACAATGACTCAGACTTGGAGCTGGATTATAAGAACTGGCTCAGGAAAACCTGCAGAGATGTAGAGCAGTTAGTTTCATTCATCTGCAACCCTGATGTTCTTCTCCATGGAAGATATCTGATCATCTTCCTCTTACTTTCACCTGTGGACACAGAGAAAAATCCAGTCTTTGATATCTACAAATCATTCATAAAGAACACTAAAGAGGaaaacatcatcagcatatGTGAGTCTCAGAGCACATATCTGAAATGGAGGGAGCTGATAAATGAGAAGTGTGACTTTGACATTGAGCCTCTGTCCATAAATGAACTAACCCTCAGTGAGATCAATGGCACCATAATGGCGATGGGACCAGTCAGTCAGTCGTCTGTACGGCTGCTTCCCTCTCCTGGTTTCAGCGCTGTTGTCCTGAAGCAGAGGGATGAAGACTTTTTGACAGCTCTAGATGTTTTGTGTATGAATCAATGTGAAAACATATATGATGAAAACAGTTTGGAGTTTCGTGAATTCAGAATCAGAGTTGAGCAGGAATTCTACAGAGGGGGCAAAGTGAAATGGTGGAACTTCTACTTCTGTGACAAAGATGAACAGAAGCCATTTATCAAGAGAGACAAGTATGAAAATTTGAAGAAGATGATCAGATCTCAGTGTAGAGATTCAAACACGTGTGTTCTGCTCAACCTGTATCACCATCCAGGCTGTGGCGGCACCACCTTAGCAATGCACGTGATGTGGGACCTCCGTCAAGAATTCAGATGTGCTGTGCTGAAAGACAACTCCATGCCCAAAACAGAAGTTGCCCTCCAAgttattaaactgatgaaaCTTGAAAGTGAGAAACCGTCTCCAGTTCTGCTGTTAATCAATGATTCAAAAGAAACCGAGATTCCTTATGATCTTGTGACCTACATACGTAAAGCTGCAGTGGAGGAAAACTTAAATCTAAGTGTGGGTGATGCACCAAACTGCAAAGTCATCATTCTTAACTGTGTTcgttcccacagtccaaaggaaCAATACAAACagcacaatcaaacacaaaacCAGTACATAACTGCTTCTCTGACCTCACAAGAGCAGAAAGATTTTGAAAAGAAACTCATAGAACTCAAAGAAACTCACGAAAAACCTGAAAACTTTTACAGCTTCATGATCATGAAGAACAATTTTGATCAGAAATACATTGATAAGCTTGCTCATAACACACTGGAGAACTTTGATTCCAGCACAAAGGAGGCCCAGCTGTTTGGCTTTCTAGCCCTACTGAATGCCTACGTGGCAGAATCAGAAattgctctgtctctctgtgaggACTTTTTTGGGATGAAAATGATTCGCTGGCCAGAGGACAGTGTTTTGGGCAGAATGAAGCAGTTTGCAAACCTCCTCATCATAGACAGAGTTGAAGAGTGGGGCGGATACAAAGGACTCCGGATACTTCATCACACCATAGCATCTGCCTGTCTGACTGAGTTGGAGAGAAGCTGCTGCAAGACAGTCAGCGATATCACTATGCAGATGCTCCATTATGATCTGTTCTTCAGTGCTGGAGTCGTTAAAAACAGACTGATGGGGTCAATAAAGCAAATGTTGATTGAAAGGCAACGCAAGAAAGATGGAGATGAGAGAGAACAATTTTCTCCTCTCATTCACAAAATCCACAATGAGCAGGGGAGACAAATTGTCCAAGAAATCTTTGTGAAAGCCTCATCCAGGTTTGAAAAAAGTGCATCTATTCCTCAGGCACTGGCGAGATACTTGTACATCCATGAGCGTGACTTCCCAGAGGCTCTGAAGTGGGCAGAAAAAGCCAAGGACATTAAAGAAAATCCTTACAATTTTGATACAATTGGACAAGTTTACAAAAGCAATCTGAAGTCTAACATGGACAgagaaaagcatgaaaaatcACACAACCCAGAAGACCTGCACACAAACATTACAATAGCCATCAGTGGTATGAAAGCTTTCCAAAGAGCTCAAGACCTGTCAGATCTTGCAGATAAACCACAAGAGGAAACACCTGACGATGACTCAGAAGACTACCCGAGAAAGTCATACAATGTTTATGGCTATGTGACCATGTTAGAAATTGCTTTCCTGGTCTTTGAGATTCTGAGCAGGTTGCCTTTCTTTGAGCAACGCAACCCCATGAAGAAAAAGTACTTGCAAAGTTTTCTTAGAGGAACAATTAGAATCAGTACTGTTTACAAAGAGGACAATGAGATCAATAACAGATATGTTGAGATAATCAGTGAACACGAGCAGTTTC
Proteins encoded:
- the LOC115778514 gene encoding sterile alpha motif domain-containing protein 9-like; protein product: MSQPVAEKWTIEDVHQWLMTEVKVHESCAGRFIEEKVSGDCLVLFNKTDILDLGIKHGPAVKITAYLESLKKGSKHQPEFPEYVEKWTKEKVSQWLVQHVKVNSKYGERLQEEDVSGDCLVCFRKQDLVDLDVQSGPAVKILSELKQLNQKPEPTLQPILHTDQREATKPTDPGQAQAKEINQPEPYENTESKRDEMVEDNSKQTRLPFGKTSEEEVQQPKLQNTGARKKQTVVQTTVPPNTSRTTVEIERTLDNLSNDDLKRFHFYLHNNSKHEPISWGKLEGKNSMDTAKLLTDHYRNQEALQVAVQILKDINQLNLACQLEKNTSQLIMTPSKESMKNEANQGDKLKDLLCCGGNSLDDYDKFVVIVNKSCPEQVQYLQFLTKMKLFCVLDFDPNSAASGGLCHSYRESRVANLHTPSQFQGQTETVMKNLNLYKQTSWVFCNGRHDLDNDSDLELDYKNWLRKTCRDVEQLVSFICNPDVLLHGRYLIIFLLLSPVDTEKNPVFDIYKSFIKNTKEENIISICESQSTYLKWRELINEKCDFDIEPLSINELTLSEINGTIMAMGPVSQSSVRLLPSPGFSAVVLKQRDEDFLTALDVLCMNQCENIYDENSLEFREFRIRVEQEFYRGGKVKWWNFYFCDKDEQKPFIKRDKYENLKKMIRSQCRDSNTCVLLNLYHHPGCGGTTLAMHVMWDLRQEFRCAVLKDNSMPKTEVALQVIKLMKLESEKPSPVLLLINDSKETEIPYDLVTYIRKAAVEENLNLSVGDAPNCKVIILNCVRSHSPKEQYKQHNQTQNQYITASLTSQEQKDFEKKLIELKETHEKPENFYSFMIMKNNFDQKYIDKLAHNTLENFDSSTKEAQLFGFLALLNAYVAESEIALSLCEDFFGMKMIRWPEDSVLGRMKQFANLLIIDRVEEWGGYKGLRILHHTIASACLTELERSCCKTVSDITMQMLHYDLFFSAGVVKNRLMGSIKQMLIERQRKKDGDEREQFSPLIHKIHNEQGRQIVQEIFVKASSRFEKSASIPQALARYLYIHERDFPEALKWAEKAKDIKENPYNFDTIGQVYKSNLKSNMDREKHEKSHNPEDLHTNITIAISGMKAFQRAQDLSDLADKPQEETPDDDSEDYPRKSYNVYGYVTMLEIAFLVFEILSRLPFFEQRNPMKKKYLQSFLRGTIRISTVYKEDNEINNRYVEIISEHEQFLVDLKSEVKKILDFLDCYFAYTKANSEFDAMNHRTVSEHFKKYVQLFCTTPEEMKKEKENQSNLTLKLDIEERKLFLEKNQADTFSGILQHLDKPAKEMERITECYAFLQENTDNQQQNVKMKINYILSNIVLYHLKPKSKHVKSYRFLSNLLLGTLQSVGLWHSLPDPYYLALLLFWPSPTDKNTEIGKYVTAIRKSSYKHLASLFHKRSTIAHFYLTKEDGLKKLVSKPKLDESFLPKMPRDTLAQLWRNGDIFKEEAIISRLHRVSGTIEEGKVYANYGTQKILVRPALISGIRSGFSTEKVSFYLGFAINGPLAYDIKYEN